The Streptomyces kanamyceticus genome window below encodes:
- a CDS encoding NUDIX domain-containing protein: MSNGKEPVPVPQRWMGASVVIRNEAGAVLLLKPHETSGWRLPGGLLRADEMPHAGLMREVRAATGLLCETVHLLAVDYVRAGGGAPEGVEFVYDGGVVEAGVPMLIEEAAFSGRAWVQLSRLKGMMRPLYERRLRCAVDALGKGTVYLVQGLDVATSSR, translated from the coding sequence CGTGCCGCAGCGCTGGATGGGGGCATCGGTCGTGATCCGGAATGAGGCTGGCGCTGTGCTGCTCCTGAAGCCTCACGAGACTTCCGGCTGGCGGTTGCCTGGCGGTCTGTTGCGGGCCGATGAGATGCCGCATGCGGGGCTGATGCGGGAGGTGCGTGCGGCCACCGGCTTGCTCTGCGAGACGGTTCACCTGCTGGCGGTGGACTACGTGCGGGCGGGCGGGGGCGCGCCTGAGGGGGTTGAGTTCGTGTACGACGGAGGCGTTGTGGAAGCTGGTGTGCCCATGCTGATCGAGGAAGCGGCTTTCAGTGGCCGCGCGTGGGTGCAGCTGTCGCGCCTGAAGGGCATGATGCGGCCTCTGTATGAACGTCGTCTGCGCTGTGCGGTGGATGCGCTGGGCAAGGGGACTGTCTACCTCGTGCAGGGCTTGGATGTTGCGACGAGCAGCCGCTAG
- a CDS encoding SH3 domain-containing protein, translated as MMGSKLRTLIVSGALVAGVGMTGAVVASAAPLPGPDGVGSSRNSAPSGHERSAYSSGGKAKRGDVASVTVDGLRVRTGPGTSRRILGQLYEGERVTLIGARQDKRGQIWHRVVLKRHSAGGLPRGFKGWVTAAYLY; from the coding sequence ATGATGGGAAGCAAGCTGCGGACGCTGATCGTCTCCGGTGCGCTGGTGGCGGGTGTCGGCATGACGGGGGCGGTGGTCGCCTCGGCTGCGCCGCTGCCGGGGCCGGATGGTGTCGGGTCGTCGCGCAACAGTGCTCCGTCCGGGCATGAGAGGAGTGCCTACTCCTCCGGTGGCAAGGCCAAGCGCGGTGACGTCGCTTCGGTGACGGTGGACGGTTTGCGGGTGCGTACAGGGCCCGGCACGTCCCGGCGCATCCTGGGGCAGTTATACGAGGGGGAGCGGGTGACGCTGATCGGTGCGCGGCAGGACAAGCGCGGGCAGATATGGCACCGGGTGGTGCTCAAGCGGCACTCGGCGGGCGGTCTGCCGCGCGGGTTCAAGGGCTGGGTGACGGCCGCGTATCTGTACTGA
- a CDS encoding GntR family transcriptional regulator, with amino-acid sequence MTKKPLARPRPMYLEMAHQLATQIRNGEYKSGDLLPFDGDLVETYGVSKHTVRSAIAELRSMGLVYTRHGKGTIVRDRGGPAPAVTIDRSIQRTGKAWRLSDLPEHEAPAVTRTVLEGHLGAMLDQVDQDAISVDRLLSDPTTGTRAAHRMLIPLATAAEVPSLAEVPDAPPSDLLKQLSDAGKTLTFTEHVTARAPYPDERTALGLTDHSPLLISYRITAESQDGEYRPLLCEELRAPAATCEFVFAVTPAKAAAKRAPRRPASA; translated from the coding sequence ATGACGAAGAAGCCCCTAGCGCGCCCGCGTCCCATGTACCTGGAGATGGCGCACCAACTGGCCACGCAGATCAGGAACGGCGAGTACAAGTCCGGTGATCTTCTGCCCTTTGACGGGGACCTGGTGGAGACCTACGGGGTCAGCAAGCACACGGTGCGCTCCGCCATCGCCGAGCTGCGCAGCATGGGCCTGGTGTACACCCGGCACGGCAAGGGGACCATCGTGCGGGACCGGGGCGGCCCTGCCCCTGCGGTGACCATCGACCGCTCCATCCAGCGCACCGGCAAGGCGTGGCGCCTGTCGGATCTGCCCGAGCACGAGGCGCCCGCCGTCACCCGCACCGTCCTGGAAGGGCACTTGGGGGCAATGCTCGACCAGGTCGACCAGGACGCGATCAGCGTCGACCGCCTCCTCAGCGATCCCACCACCGGCACACGGGCCGCCCACCGGATGCTCATCCCGCTCGCCACGGCCGCCGAGGTGCCCTCTCTCGCCGAGGTGCCCGACGCACCGCCCAGCGATCTCCTCAAACAGCTCTCCGACGCGGGGAAGACCCTCACCTTTACGGAGCACGTCACCGCGCGCGCCCCCTACCCCGACGAGCGGACCGCCTTGGGCCTCACCGACCACAGCCCGCTCCTGATTAGCTACCGAATCACCGCCGAGTCCCAAGACGGCGAGTACCGCCCTCTGCTCTGCGAGGAGTTGAGGGCACCCGCCGCCACGTGCGAGTTCGTCTTTGCCGTGACACCGGCCAAGGCAGCCGCCAAGCGGGCCCCGCGCCGTCCGGCATCGGCGTAA
- a CDS encoding FtsK/SpoIIIE domain-containing protein — translation MPGSLIVWILSALLTLGALTQSWWEPKLAARGVNTADWPWRWWLLGYPRVVLRMRLTWRQLTLLNNLSVSHRPTGRLLGDVVVQGQALRPRTPRLRIARPTRNGLTVTVLLHPGQTPAPYFAAAGAMEHAWRVYRVRVASPRRGFVQITVIALDPLTGARQQGRTDPSELMAADVGTLEDGPAWIINLRRVPHWLVTGATQSGKSSLLAALVRSLSRQRVALVGIDCKGGMELGLFGRRLTKLATDRPQALVLLLHLVEEIRERMALCRAEGVRSIWDLPETERPVPVVVIVDELAELYLTDGSREERDEAEQCGVLLLRLTQLGAALGLHLVVAGQRVGSDLGPRVTALRAQLGGRIAHRAHDEASAQMTLGDINPDAVIVAQTITEDEKGVAVYASGGQWVRARSHLVTASDVAAIATAPAPADPFLRDRPVPVAVQKGGTAP, via the coding sequence ATGCCCGGCTCCTTGATCGTCTGGATCCTCTCGGCGCTGCTGACCCTGGGCGCGCTGACCCAGAGCTGGTGGGAGCCCAAGCTGGCAGCGCGGGGCGTCAACACCGCTGACTGGCCCTGGCGGTGGTGGCTGCTGGGCTACCCCCGGGTCGTCCTACGGATGCGGCTGACGTGGCGGCAGTTGACCTTGCTCAACAACCTCTCGGTCAGCCACCGCCCGACCGGGCGCCTACTGGGGGACGTGGTGGTGCAAGGTCAGGCGCTGCGCCCCAGGACGCCCCGGTTGCGCATCGCCCGGCCTACCCGCAACGGGCTGACCGTCACCGTGCTGCTGCACCCCGGGCAGACCCCCGCGCCGTATTTCGCGGCGGCGGGCGCGATGGAACACGCCTGGCGCGTCTACCGCGTCCGGGTCGCCTCACCGCGTCGCGGGTTCGTCCAGATCACCGTGATCGCCCTGGACCCGCTGACCGGGGCCCGGCAGCAGGGCCGCACTGATCCGTCCGAACTGATGGCGGCGGACGTGGGCACCCTGGAGGACGGCCCGGCCTGGATCATCAACCTGCGGCGGGTGCCGCACTGGCTGGTGACCGGGGCCACCCAAAGCGGCAAGTCGTCCCTCCTGGCGGCCCTGGTGCGGTCTCTGAGCAGACAGCGGGTCGCCCTGGTCGGCATCGACTGCAAGGGCGGCATGGAACTCGGCCTCTTCGGGCGGCGGCTGACCAAGCTGGCCACCGACCGCCCACAGGCCCTGGTCCTGCTCCTTCACCTGGTCGAGGAGATCCGCGAGCGCATGGCGCTGTGCCGGGCCGAAGGTGTGCGCTCCATCTGGGACCTGCCCGAGACCGAGCGTCCGGTGCCGGTCGTCGTGATCGTCGATGAGCTGGCAGAGCTCTACCTGACCGATGGCTCCCGCGAAGAGCGGGACGAGGCGGAGCAATGCGGCGTACTGCTGCTGCGGCTGACCCAGCTCGGCGCGGCCCTCGGCCTGCACCTGGTCGTGGCCGGACAACGGGTCGGCTCCGATCTTGGCCCCCGGGTCACCGCGCTGCGGGCCCAGCTCGGCGGCCGCATCGCACACCGGGCCCACGACGAGGCGTCGGCACAGATGACGCTGGGCGACATCAACCCGGACGCGGTGATCGTCGCGCAGACCATCACCGAAGACGAGAAAGGCGTAGCGGTCTACGCCTCGGGCGGCCAGTGGGTACGCGCCCGCTCGCACCTCGTCACGGCGTCCGACGTCGCGGCCATCGCCACTGCCCCGGCCCCGGCAGACCCGTTCCTGCGGGACCGGCCGGTTCCGGTCGCCGTGCAGAAAGGAGGGACGGCGCCATGA
- a CDS encoding replication initiator has protein sequence MYPTTDKARRSVLDQAERLRLLSSTERDLIRLVHEPGFPRWLEQIQATGGCAHPIYLSGHTTVRDAFTGTVLRHYDTSGEPGGRMPVRCRNRRASRCQPCARLHAGDTFHLVRAGLVGGKGVADRVQLHPRLFVTLTAPSFGSVHRSGTANSAYCHPRREGGQCSHGRPLGCGRQHSDTDPALGQPLCPDCYDYTGHVLWHASAGLLWSRYVHTVRRHLASAAGITQTRLREHLTLSFAKVAEYQKRGAVHFHAVVRLDGPLGPASPPPLWATTELLEAAVRSAAASVEVRTPYSPATGERVIRWGVQLDVHAIRSRAFAGSAVTDDAVAAYVAKYVSKSVGDAGGIDRRITDVDSIRLAPVNAHLRALMGTCWRLGGLPELTDLNLRSWTHTLGFRGHVLTKSRRYSTTYGELRTARARHRSQTAPLDLEGTTVTESAWRYVGSGHSLAEAELAAGIAEDHARGRDLAREARAWGHDQR, from the coding sequence ATGTATCCGACCACCGACAAGGCGCGGCGTTCAGTGCTCGATCAGGCTGAGCGTCTGCGCCTTCTCTCATCCACCGAGCGCGATCTGATCCGGCTCGTACATGAGCCGGGATTCCCGCGCTGGCTCGAACAGATCCAAGCCACCGGCGGCTGTGCCCACCCCATCTACCTGAGCGGGCACACCACCGTGCGCGACGCGTTCACCGGGACCGTGCTGCGCCACTACGACACCAGCGGCGAGCCTGGCGGGCGGATGCCGGTCCGCTGCCGCAACCGCCGCGCATCCCGCTGCCAGCCGTGTGCACGCCTGCATGCGGGCGACACCTTCCACCTCGTCCGTGCGGGCCTGGTCGGCGGCAAGGGCGTCGCTGACCGCGTGCAGTTGCACCCCCGGCTCTTCGTCACCCTGACCGCTCCCTCCTTCGGCAGCGTGCACCGGTCCGGCACTGCCAACTCGGCCTACTGCCACCCCCGGCGCGAGGGCGGGCAATGCTCACATGGGCGGCCGCTGGGATGCGGCAGGCAGCACTCAGACACTGACCCGGCACTAGGTCAGCCGCTCTGCCCGGACTGCTACGACTACACGGGCCACGTCCTCTGGCACGCGTCCGCTGGCCTCTTGTGGAGCCGCTACGTCCACACCGTGCGGCGGCACCTGGCCTCGGCCGCAGGCATCACACAGACCCGGCTTCGCGAGCACCTGACGCTCTCCTTCGCCAAGGTCGCCGAGTACCAAAAGCGCGGGGCAGTGCACTTCCATGCCGTCGTCCGTCTGGACGGTCCACTCGGTCCTGCATCGCCCCCACCCTTGTGGGCCACGACCGAGCTCCTGGAAGCCGCCGTGCGGTCCGCTGCGGCCTCTGTAGAGGTCCGTACGCCCTACTCTCCGGCGACTGGTGAGCGGGTCATCCGCTGGGGCGTCCAGCTCGACGTGCACGCGATCCGCAGTAGGGCCTTCGCAGGATCCGCGGTGACCGATGATGCCGTCGCGGCCTACGTCGCCAAGTACGTATCCAAGTCTGTCGGCGACGCGGGCGGCATCGACCGCCGGATCACGGACGTCGACAGCATCCGCCTGGCTCCGGTCAACGCCCATCTTCGCGCCCTCATGGGCACCTGCTGGCGCCTGGGCGGCCTGCCCGAACTGACAGACCTGAACCTCCGCTCCTGGACTCACACCCTCGGCTTCCGAGGCCACGTCCTCACCAAATCCCGCCGCTACTCCACCACTTACGGCGAACTCCGCACCGCACGGGCCCGACACCGCAGCCAGACTGCACCGCTCGACCTGGAAGGTACGACGGTCACGGAATCGGCCTGGCGCTACGTCGGCTCGGGGCACTCCCTGGCGGAAGCCGAACTAGCGGCAGGCATCGCAGAGGACCATGCCCGTGGTCGTGACCTGGCTAGAGAGGCTAGGGCGTGGGGCCATGACCAGCGGTAA
- a CDS encoding recombinase family protein — protein MGNSVTSAIDVEAQARDSAAPVYNAVDYLRVSTGQQVDGYGIAYTGDETAAYIARKGWRHVDTFKDEGESGTLPWDERPRATDIMNLALGKNCPFNMVVVYETRAVGRKNRVFWEWVWKLQDLGVYVAIVDDDIDNTTEDGEERMREKADEAFKELNRIRKRTQGGIQKKARMGGYVGGASRYGYRIENKGVKGKQRQVIDACDGGEKCSRSDVCTALHEAVVLRRGRVLVVKYKGNWRRTVRTLNAEGLVTRSGKPWSEPNFRSRLLDEDLLEARYVFRGKSAIKDPDGVPVWGETCVIPLAPMFTPEEVLELRRATEKPRRVYSQGRVYLLTGSIKSQCGKHYVGCSPQSEPSAHYLCAGKREAYPGTPACSCPQLYAEGIEDWAWGSVCDFFRDGKRLQALSDEWMGRAEERKVDFASRLAELDQKIAEQESTIDITMAVAAQQAARRGLSPGEAQAAVNRAIKPLNDGLDELERSRATVAGWQEAASLEDQRGRSLQVLARRARGRLEHFSAEEKQEFFSLLNTEIVITGPPPGMHRGLVCPVGEWFRTHKRPVPTLCDCAWERVMESEGFAGGGVVPRQKGGLAPRTALEAFLKKARTGASWPELDAEHGSTGLIGHWKRWRSSGRWERVMGALEGACQTVPVARAHPLPPMQMTGEVRPGVLLLAMSEAGDRPSHPSASAPSAAACST, from the coding sequence ATGGGAAACTCTGTCACATCTGCGATCGACGTTGAGGCCCAAGCGCGCGACAGCGCTGCACCCGTTTACAACGCAGTGGACTACCTGCGGGTTTCCACCGGTCAACAGGTTGATGGGTACGGCATCGCCTACACAGGGGATGAGACAGCCGCGTACATCGCGCGCAAGGGCTGGCGCCACGTCGACACCTTCAAGGATGAAGGGGAGTCGGGCACGCTCCCGTGGGACGAGCGGCCGAGGGCGACAGACATCATGAATCTGGCCCTAGGGAAGAACTGCCCTTTCAATATGGTCGTGGTCTATGAGACTCGGGCAGTGGGTCGTAAGAATCGGGTCTTCTGGGAATGGGTGTGGAAGCTGCAAGACCTCGGTGTCTATGTCGCCATCGTGGATGACGACATAGACAACACGACCGAGGACGGCGAAGAGCGAATGCGTGAGAAGGCGGACGAAGCCTTCAAGGAACTCAATCGAATACGGAAGAGGACTCAAGGCGGGATTCAGAAGAAGGCCCGAATGGGTGGCTACGTGGGTGGTGCATCCCGCTACGGGTACCGCATCGAGAACAAGGGAGTTAAAGGCAAGCAGCGCCAAGTAATCGACGCCTGCGACGGGGGCGAGAAATGCTCTCGCTCTGACGTTTGCACGGCCTTACATGAGGCAGTTGTCCTACGCAGGGGGCGTGTTCTGGTCGTCAAGTACAAAGGGAACTGGCGGCGAACGGTCCGAACTCTCAATGCCGAGGGGCTGGTAACTCGTTCCGGGAAACCCTGGAGTGAGCCAAACTTCCGGTCTCGCTTGCTCGATGAGGACCTACTTGAGGCGCGTTATGTGTTCCGTGGTAAGAGTGCAATAAAAGACCCAGATGGTGTGCCCGTGTGGGGTGAAACATGCGTGATCCCGCTTGCCCCGATGTTCACGCCCGAAGAAGTATTGGAGCTTCGGCGCGCTACAGAGAAGCCTAGGCGCGTGTACTCGCAGGGGCGGGTTTACCTGCTCACTGGCAGTATCAAAAGCCAGTGTGGCAAGCACTATGTTGGCTGCTCTCCGCAGAGTGAACCATCGGCCCATTATCTCTGTGCCGGTAAGCGAGAGGCTTATCCGGGGACGCCCGCCTGCTCATGCCCGCAACTCTACGCAGAGGGAATCGAAGACTGGGCTTGGGGGAGCGTCTGCGACTTCTTCCGAGACGGGAAAAGGCTCCAAGCGCTATCCGACGAGTGGATGGGGCGCGCGGAAGAGCGCAAAGTGGACTTTGCTTCCCGACTGGCTGAGTTGGACCAGAAGATCGCTGAACAAGAGAGCACGATCGACATCACGATGGCCGTGGCCGCGCAGCAAGCGGCTAGGAGAGGGCTCTCACCGGGTGAAGCTCAGGCGGCGGTCAATCGAGCGATCAAGCCGCTCAACGACGGCTTGGACGAGTTGGAGCGGAGCCGGGCAACGGTGGCCGGTTGGCAAGAGGCGGCGTCTCTGGAAGATCAGCGGGGGCGGAGTCTTCAGGTGCTGGCGCGGAGGGCTCGGGGGAGGTTGGAGCACTTCTCTGCGGAGGAGAAGCAGGAATTCTTCAGCTTGCTCAACACCGAGATCGTGATTACCGGTCCGCCCCCGGGCATGCATCGTGGACTCGTCTGTCCCGTAGGGGAGTGGTTCCGCACCCATAAGCGTCCGGTGCCGACACTGTGCGACTGCGCGTGGGAGCGCGTCATGGAGTCGGAGGGGTTCGCAGGTGGCGGTGTCGTGCCGCGCCAGAAGGGCGGGCTTGCTCCTCGGACGGCGCTGGAAGCCTTCCTCAAGAAGGCTCGCACTGGCGCCTCGTGGCCCGAGTTGGACGCTGAGCACGGCTCCACGGGCCTCATCGGGCACTGGAAGCGGTGGCGTTCCTCAGGGCGCTGGGAGCGGGTTATGGGCGCCCTGGA